Proteins encoded in a region of the Acidobacteriota bacterium genome:
- a CDS encoding TIGR01777 family protein has translation MRCVLAGGSGFLGRALCAELVARGHEVVVLTRGGARDDGGVRYVTWPGEDVPGAWQAELDGAGAIVNLAGSGIADKRWTAARKADLRESRVLATRALVSAIRKATNRPSVFLSGSAVGFYGPQDDNGPELDEASPPGSDFLSSLAVDWEAEAHAATALGCRVVILRTGIVLDRRGGALAKMITPFKFFVGGPIGSGQQVMSWIHLRDWVAMVAWLLEHPTAAGAFNGTAPNPSTNAEFSKALGSALGRPSWLPVPGFALKILVGEMAGPALLAGQRVVPRRALDAGFSFQYPNITAAMADAVR, from the coding sequence ATGCGATGTGTCCTCGCGGGTGGATCGGGGTTTCTGGGCCGCGCACTGTGCGCTGAGCTTGTTGCGCGCGGGCACGAGGTTGTCGTCTTGACTCGTGGCGGGGCGCGCGACGATGGCGGCGTGCGGTATGTGACGTGGCCTGGAGAGGATGTGCCTGGCGCGTGGCAGGCTGAACTCGACGGCGCAGGCGCGATCGTGAACCTGGCGGGTTCAGGCATTGCCGACAAGCGGTGGACCGCTGCGCGCAAGGCGGACTTGCGCGAGAGCCGCGTGCTTGCAACCAGGGCGCTCGTGTCGGCCATCCGGAAGGCGACGAACCGACCTTCCGTGTTCCTCAGCGGATCGGCGGTCGGGTTCTACGGCCCGCAGGATGACAACGGTCCAGAACTTGATGAGGCATCGCCGCCGGGGTCGGATTTCCTCTCGTCGCTGGCCGTTGACTGGGAGGCGGAGGCGCATGCCGCCACCGCTCTGGGCTGCCGGGTCGTGATCCTCCGCACCGGCATTGTGCTTGACCGCAGGGGCGGAGCCTTGGCGAAGATGATCACGCCGTTCAAGTTTTTTGTGGGCGGCCCGATCGGATCCGGCCAGCAGGTGATGTCGTGGATTCACCTGCGCGACTGGGTCGCGATGGTCGCCTGGTTGCTCGAACATCCGACAGCGGCGGGAGCCTTCAACGGCACCGCCCCCAATCCGTCAACCAATGCGGAGTTCTCAAAGGCGTTGGGCTCCGCGCTTGGCCGACCGAGCTGGTTACCCGTGCCCGGCTTCGCGCTGAAGATTCTCGTCGGGGAAATGGCCGGGCCCGCCCTGCTGGCCGGCCAGCGCGTGGTTCCGCGTCGCGCCCTGGACGCGGGTTTTTCGTTCCAGTACCCGAACATCACCGCCGCGATGGCTGATGCGGTGCGATAA
- a CDS encoding DinB family protein encodes MEFRFEEALPVLRRTPATLRALLLNLPACWTDAVEGPDTWSPFDVVGHLIHGERSDWMPRVEHILQHGEAVPFARFDREAMFDESKGRSLPELLDTFADLRAESLARLSALGLTHADLSRRGTHPEFGSVTMAQLLATWTAHDLGHMTQVTRVMARQYTETVGPWRAYLSLLRSA; translated from the coding sequence GTGGAGTTTCGTTTTGAGGAGGCGCTCCCGGTCCTTCGGCGCACTCCGGCCACATTGCGTGCCTTGCTGCTGAACCTGCCGGCCTGCTGGACCGACGCGGTGGAAGGCCCCGACACGTGGAGTCCATTCGACGTGGTCGGGCACCTGATTCACGGCGAGCGCTCGGATTGGATGCCGCGCGTCGAGCACATCCTGCAACACGGCGAAGCGGTGCCTTTCGCGCGCTTCGACCGTGAAGCGATGTTCGACGAGTCGAAAGGCCGTTCGCTGCCTGAGTTACTGGATACATTCGCCGATCTCCGGGCCGAGAGCCTCGCCCGCCTCTCGGCTCTCGGTCTGACTCACGCGGACCTGAGCCGGCGCGGGACACACCCCGAGTTCGGCTCGGTGACGATGGCACAGCTGCTGGCAACGTGGACCGCCCACGATCTCGGGCACATGACTCAAGTGACGCGCGTCATGGCGCGGCAGTACACCGAGACTGTCGGACCCTGGCGGGCGTACCTGTCACTCCTTCGGTCTGCCTGA
- a CDS encoding DUF4097 family beta strand repeat protein, producing the protein MTYASSRRTFVAAACAVALAVLVMPASAWAQRVTETVDRTLPFPSGGTLKLNNFSGEVRITGGSGRNFVMKAVRRGYPDRLKEIQLTVESSGSTITVEANKRDRDDDRRRNNNRDRNDDRDRENVVETTFEIQVPSGAHLDIDAFSSDIWVRDVEGRQQLKTFSGDISSTGSRAALNANTFSGEIDVDVTGHGTSPDIEAETFSGAMRVRLADNAKGEVTFNSFSGSFDAAYPVTLRSSSGRRNIRAELPGGSGRSLQFKSFSGALRLVR; encoded by the coding sequence ATGACGTACGCTTCCTCTCGTCGCACTTTCGTTGCCGCTGCCTGCGCAGTGGCGCTCGCGGTCCTCGTGATGCCCGCCTCGGCGTGGGCACAGAGAGTGACGGAAACCGTGGACCGCACGCTGCCGTTCCCCAGCGGCGGCACGCTCAAGCTCAACAACTTCTCCGGCGAGGTTCGCATCACGGGTGGCTCGGGGCGCAACTTCGTGATGAAGGCCGTGCGGCGCGGGTATCCGGATCGGCTCAAGGAGATTCAGCTGACCGTGGAGTCCTCGGGTTCCACGATCACGGTGGAAGCCAATAAGCGCGATCGGGATGATGACCGCCGCCGCAACAATAACCGTGACCGTAATGACGACCGCGACCGTGAGAACGTCGTGGAAACCACGTTTGAGATTCAGGTGCCCTCTGGCGCGCATCTGGACATCGACGCGTTCTCGAGCGACATCTGGGTCAGGGACGTTGAAGGCCGCCAGCAACTGAAGACGTTTTCGGGCGACATCTCGTCGACCGGATCGCGTGCCGCACTGAACGCCAACACGTTCAGTGGCGAGATCGATGTGGACGTGACCGGACATGGCACGTCGCCGGACATCGAGGCGGAGACGTTCAGCGGTGCGATGCGCGTCAGGCTGGCCGACAACGCCAAGGGCGAGGTGACGTTCAATAGCTTCAGCGGCTCGTTCGACGCCGCCTATCCGGTAACGCTCCGCTCATCGTCGGGTCGCCGGAACATCCGCGCAGAGCTGCCGGGTGGCTCGGGGCGCAGCCTGCAGTTCAAGTCATTCTCAGGGGCGCTGCGGCTGGTGAGATAG
- a CDS encoding 16S rRNA (uracil(1498)-N(3))-methyltransferase has translation MNIVLFEPSEARPDGQVDVSGPRARHLLRVLQVAPGQTVRVGLIDGPLGVGTVSGASDNIVELKCVFESEVPERPRVDLLLAVPRPKVLRRLWAQIAALGVGQVILTNAEKVERDYFDSHVMIESGYRPLLVEGLQQARDTCVPLVSIHKQFRVLVEDELDRLFPSGRRLVAHPGSDRSFQAALTPAAPGRVLIAIGPEGGWNDFEIGLLSRHGFEPVSTGPRILTTTTACIAALTLAHAGIS, from the coding sequence ATGAACATCGTCTTGTTTGAGCCGTCCGAAGCGCGGCCGGATGGGCAGGTAGACGTGTCGGGCCCACGCGCGCGGCACCTGCTGCGCGTGCTGCAAGTGGCGCCTGGCCAGACGGTGCGCGTCGGTCTGATTGACGGCCCCCTCGGCGTCGGAACGGTGTCCGGAGCTAGCGACAACATCGTCGAACTCAAGTGCGTCTTTGAGTCGGAGGTACCCGAGCGCCCGCGGGTCGATTTGCTACTGGCCGTGCCACGACCCAAGGTCCTGCGGCGGCTGTGGGCTCAGATCGCCGCGCTCGGTGTTGGCCAGGTCATCCTGACCAACGCTGAAAAGGTGGAGCGCGACTACTTCGACAGTCATGTGATGATCGAGTCGGGGTATCGCCCGCTGCTGGTCGAAGGCCTACAACAAGCGCGCGACACATGTGTGCCGCTGGTCTCAATTCACAAACAGTTTCGTGTCCTCGTCGAGGACGAACTGGATCGTCTCTTTCCGTCGGGACGCCGGCTCGTGGCACATCCGGGAAGCGATCGCTCGTTTCAGGCGGCGCTGACACCAGCCGCCCCTGGCCGCGTGCTCATCGCGATTGGGCCCGAAGGCGGATGGAACGACTTCGAGATCGGATTGCTGTCGCGGCACGGCTTCGAACCCGTGAGCACCGGACCTCGCATCCTGACCACCACCACCGCGTGTATCGCCGCGCTGACTCTGGCGCACGCAGGTATCTCGTAG
- a CDS encoding TlpA family protein disulfide reductase yields the protein MTLLPLLLLVGLAQAPAPQPTTPAACVKAARDYVQSEQRGLKQITGDAIRKIEVGKVALAQKCAAQFNATTIAEADLAQLIALYGEADQPAQAKAALDRALASKTLPVNVRADVLSQAVLTGLRELKSPERNARLERYVDELDRLKGDFLEAQLSAHARMNGFYRGDDIDDGIIKHSTWLIERAKTFTPQQRTQYGSTIVSAHINMAEAVAGRGDNVRAQQLLTAAKANWSDIRNADLMIAPVMARYALVGTLAAPIGAPRWLNAPPNTTIAMPGAVTLLEFTAHWCGPCKESYPGVKRLLAKYGSRGFRVVLATELYGYFGTERPLTAEVEFERDREYWAHEGLNVPVAVEDQRKAPVRGPDGNFTQFENPNDKAYEVGGIPQIHIIDKQGRIRLIMVGYDDANEEMLSKLIEKLLKEK from the coding sequence ATGACCTTGCTGCCTCTTTTGCTCCTTGTTGGTCTGGCCCAGGCGCCGGCGCCGCAACCCACCACACCGGCGGCCTGCGTCAAGGCCGCGCGCGACTATGTTCAAAGCGAGCAACGGGGCCTCAAGCAGATCACGGGCGATGCGATCCGGAAAATCGAGGTCGGCAAAGTCGCACTGGCGCAGAAGTGTGCCGCCCAGTTCAATGCGACAACGATTGCGGAAGCTGACCTGGCGCAATTGATCGCACTCTACGGCGAGGCTGACCAGCCGGCTCAGGCGAAAGCGGCGCTGGACCGCGCGCTCGCGTCGAAGACCCTTCCCGTGAACGTCCGTGCCGACGTGCTGTCGCAAGCCGTCCTGACGGGGTTGCGCGAGCTTAAGTCCCCTGAGCGCAACGCGCGACTCGAGCGATATGTGGACGAGCTCGACCGACTGAAGGGCGATTTTCTCGAAGCACAGCTGAGCGCCCATGCCCGCATGAACGGCTTCTACCGTGGCGACGATATTGACGACGGCATCATCAAGCACTCCACCTGGTTGATCGAGCGCGCGAAGACCTTCACGCCTCAACAACGCACCCAGTACGGCAGCACCATCGTCTCCGCGCACATCAACATGGCGGAGGCTGTGGCGGGTCGCGGTGACAACGTCCGCGCGCAGCAACTGCTGACGGCTGCGAAAGCCAACTGGAGCGACATCCGGAATGCGGACCTCATGATCGCGCCTGTGATGGCGCGGTACGCGCTGGTCGGCACACTTGCCGCGCCCATCGGCGCGCCACGCTGGCTCAACGCGCCACCGAACACGACCATCGCCATGCCCGGCGCCGTGACGCTGCTGGAGTTCACGGCACACTGGTGCGGGCCGTGCAAGGAGAGTTATCCCGGCGTGAAGCGGTTGCTGGCGAAATACGGCTCGCGCGGCTTCCGCGTCGTCCTTGCCACTGAGCTGTATGGGTACTTCGGCACCGAGCGGCCCCTCACCGCTGAAGTGGAGTTCGAACGCGACCGTGAGTACTGGGCACACGAAGGGCTCAATGTGCCGGTGGCCGTGGAAGACCAGCGCAAGGCACCCGTCCGCGGCCCCGACGGCAACTTCACCCAGTTTGAAAATCCGAACGACAAGGCCTACGAGGTCGGCGGCATTCCGCAGATTCACATCATCGACAAACAGGGCCGCATTCGCCTGATCATGGTCGGCTACGACGACGCGAATGAAGAGATGTTGTCGAAGCTGATCGAGAAGCTGCTGAAAGAAAAGTAG
- a CDS encoding thioredoxin family protein has product MSRSAQIAALAVLLGVATLQAAPTQTVVQWSARVEPATVVKAGADFEAVIDAKIDPGWHLYALTQEGGGPQALVITVPPGSPFKIAGSIIAPLPITAPDANFNIDTQYHAEEATFYVPLTVSAGAAGRVTLDLDITFQTCTDRFCLPPATERVSLILMVPGTGADATAVERPRAAATGAPKTFVEDMAASTTASTLGAYLGLAALMGALSLLTPCVFPMVPITVSYFTGRAEKDRRRAVTQALVYGIGIVLTFTAVGVVLAAGFGASGLNQFAANPWLNLGIAALFVAFALNLFGVFELALPSKFLTRAASVDSGRGRYVGTLLMGLAFTLTSFTCTAPFLGTLLVVAAQGDWQWPLAGLLVFSSVFAAPFVLLAWAPQALASLPRSGAWLLSVKATMGLLELAAALKFLSNVDLVWGWGLFTRDVVIALWLVIGVALVVYLAGGMRLGHAPRLSRPGFPRWAVVVSAVVLTGWLGTGLAGQRLGELESFLPPGELGGGEGGELAWIVNDYEGALAQAAKENRPILVDFTGYTCTNCRWMEANMFTRPEVSRELSRYVRLRLYTDGRGEQFLRFQSLQRDTFGTVALPYYAVLDPRGVPVVAFGGLTRDAPFFVSFLQRGM; this is encoded by the coding sequence ATGTCCCGATCCGCGCAGATCGCCGCTCTGGCCGTACTCCTGGGCGTTGCGACCCTTCAAGCGGCGCCGACCCAGACGGTGGTGCAGTGGTCTGCCAGGGTCGAGCCGGCGACTGTTGTGAAAGCGGGCGCTGATTTCGAGGCCGTGATTGACGCGAAGATCGATCCGGGCTGGCACCTCTATGCGCTGACCCAGGAAGGCGGCGGACCGCAGGCGCTTGTGATCACCGTGCCGCCAGGGTCTCCGTTCAAGATCGCCGGAAGCATCATCGCGCCGCTTCCCATCACCGCACCCGACGCGAACTTCAACATCGACACCCAGTACCACGCGGAAGAGGCCACGTTTTATGTGCCGCTCACTGTGTCCGCAGGCGCGGCCGGACGCGTGACACTGGACCTCGACATCACCTTTCAGACGTGCACCGATCGCTTCTGCCTGCCACCGGCCACCGAACGCGTGAGCTTGATCCTCATGGTGCCGGGCACGGGCGCCGATGCTACGGCCGTCGAGCGGCCCCGTGCGGCGGCCACCGGCGCACCAAAGACCTTCGTGGAAGACATGGCGGCTTCGACCACCGCCAGCACACTCGGCGCGTATCTCGGGCTTGCCGCACTGATGGGTGCCTTGTCGCTGCTCACGCCCTGTGTCTTCCCGATGGTGCCCATCACCGTGTCGTACTTCACGGGCCGCGCCGAGAAAGACCGCCGCCGTGCAGTGACCCAGGCGCTCGTCTACGGCATCGGCATCGTCTTGACGTTCACCGCTGTCGGGGTGGTGCTGGCTGCGGGCTTTGGGGCATCGGGCCTGAATCAGTTCGCCGCAAACCCGTGGCTCAACCTTGGCATCGCCGCGTTGTTCGTGGCTTTTGCGCTGAACCTCTTCGGCGTGTTCGAACTCGCGCTTCCGTCGAAATTCCTGACGCGCGCGGCATCGGTTGATTCCGGGCGGGGCCGATACGTGGGCACGCTGCTGATGGGCCTGGCGTTCACGCTGACCTCATTCACCTGCACGGCGCCCTTCCTCGGCACGCTGCTGGTGGTGGCCGCGCAAGGCGACTGGCAATGGCCCCTGGCCGGGTTGCTCGTGTTCTCGAGTGTGTTCGCCGCGCCGTTTGTATTGCTGGCGTGGGCGCCCCAGGCGCTGGCGTCGTTGCCGCGTTCAGGCGCGTGGCTGCTTTCGGTCAAGGCGACGATGGGGTTGCTGGAGCTGGCGGCTGCGCTCAAGTTCCTCTCCAATGTGGACCTGGTGTGGGGTTGGGGCCTCTTCACGCGCGACGTCGTGATTGCGCTGTGGCTCGTCATCGGCGTCGCGCTGGTTGTGTATCTGGCCGGCGGGATGCGGCTGGGTCATGCGCCGCGGCTCTCACGACCGGGATTCCCGCGATGGGCGGTCGTTGTGTCTGCGGTGGTGTTGACGGGATGGCTGGGCACCGGCCTGGCAGGTCAGCGCCTTGGCGAGCTCGAATCGTTCCTTCCACCGGGCGAACTGGGTGGTGGCGAGGGCGGGGAGTTGGCGTGGATCGTCAACGACTATGAGGGCGCGCTGGCGCAGGCCGCGAAAGAGAACCGGCCCATCCTGGTGGATTTCACCGGCTACACCTGCACGAATTGCCGGTGGATGGAGGCCAACATGTTCACCAGACCTGAGGTCTCGCGTGAGTTGTCGCGCTACGTGCGGCTGCGCCTGTATACCGACGGAAGGGGTGAGCAATTCCTCCGTTTCCAGAGTCTCCAACGGGACACCTTTGGCACAGTAGCGCTGCCATACTACGCAGTGTTGGACCCGCGGGGCGTGCCTGTGGTGGCGTTTGGCGGCCTGACCCGAGATGCTCCGTTTTTTGTGTCGTTCCTTCAGCGCGGAATGTGA
- a CDS encoding DUF4097 family beta strand repeat protein encodes MSRTFLALPLAALLVSAPGASAVELTAVEQTRASSSDQDWCRDAGRSNDRETFCEVRDLRESGASRLEVLDNSNGSISVTGSSGRGIVVQARVVASAESDADARALVKDVSVTLEGGRLRTTGPTNQRRQSWWVSYRIDVPASFDLSLETSNGSVSVTGVNGRIDAETSNGSLRMTDIGGRVNARTDNGSVHVTLNGRRWEGDGLSVTTSNGSARLDLPDSYNARLIAGTNNGSMTLDVPVTVQGRISKNIDTTLGSGGATIEVRTSNGSLRVGRR; translated from the coding sequence ATGTCTCGTACGTTTCTTGCTCTTCCACTTGCCGCGCTGCTGGTTTCCGCGCCTGGCGCCTCTGCCGTTGAATTGACCGCCGTCGAACAGACTCGGGCGTCTTCGAGTGATCAGGACTGGTGCCGCGATGCCGGGCGCAGCAACGACCGCGAGACGTTCTGTGAAGTCCGCGACCTGCGTGAATCGGGCGCCTCGCGGCTTGAGGTGCTGGACAACTCCAACGGCAGCATCAGCGTGACCGGCTCCTCGGGGCGCGGCATCGTGGTGCAGGCCAGGGTTGTGGCCAGCGCCGAGTCCGACGCAGACGCGCGAGCCCTGGTGAAGGATGTGTCCGTCACGCTCGAGGGCGGCCGCCTTCGCACCACCGGGCCCACCAACCAGCGCCGCCAATCGTGGTGGGTGAGCTATCGCATCGACGTCCCGGCGTCATTCGACTTGTCGCTTGAGACGTCGAATGGGTCGGTATCGGTGACCGGCGTGAACGGCCGCATCGACGCCGAGACGTCGAATGGCTCCCTGCGCATGACCGACATCGGCGGACGCGTCAACGCTCGGACCGACAACGGCTCGGTGCATGTGACGCTCAACGGCAGACGATGGGAAGGCGACGGCCTGTCGGTGACCACGTCAAACGGATCTGCACGGCTCGATTTGCCTGACAGCTACAACGCGCGGCTCATTGCCGGCACCAACAACGGCAGCATGACGCTGGACGTACCGGTCACCGTGCAGGGCCGGATTTCAAAGAACATCGATACGACGCTTGGCTCGGGCGGCGCGACGATCGAGGTGCGCACGTCGAACGGCTCATTGCGCGTTGGGCGCCGCTGA
- a CDS encoding amidohydrolase family protein, which yields MTNRWRSLLLGGLSLGVACALLSGVRPVSVEAQAGLNGAPDRRANEGAGPFNRMIIRNVMIIDGTGAPPYGPMNVIVSGNRIQAIQGAGTPGVPQPATPPAGRGGRAGGAPADHVIDGTGMYLMPGFVDMHVHAGGAPKNADAEYAYKLWLGHGVTTVRGVALGGNQWSATEREKSEKNTIVAPRIFNYQRPGGLGSPETARAWVRENAHLIDGLKLGASDPDVMAAVIDEAHKNGLGTTAHLQQSGVAQMNAIDAARAGLDTVTHFYGHFESLLKDTVVQEWPVEANANDEQWRFGQVARLWNKIHPQGSPEWKAYLEEHLKLGTTFDPTLTIYSAGRDVMRMRQADYHDKYTLPSLMDYYQPSRVNHGSYWYDWTTHDEIAWRNFYQVWFQLMNDYKKMGGRVTTGSDSGFIYQTYGFGYILELEMLQEAGFHPLEVIQAATMNGALTLSEWRKTPVEFGVVKTGKLADLILVDQNPLHNMKVLYGNGAVKLNDATGKAERVGGIKWTIKDGIVYDAKALMADVAAMVEKQKATRK from the coding sequence ATGACGAATCGTTGGCGTTCGCTGCTGCTTGGTGGTCTCAGTCTTGGTGTGGCCTGTGCCCTGCTCTCGGGCGTGAGGCCTGTCTCAGTTGAGGCGCAGGCCGGTCTCAACGGCGCGCCAGACCGGCGGGCCAATGAGGGCGCGGGGCCATTCAACAGAATGATCATCAGGAACGTGATGATCATTGATGGCACGGGCGCTCCCCCCTATGGCCCGATGAACGTCATTGTCTCCGGCAATCGAATTCAGGCCATTCAGGGCGCGGGCACGCCCGGAGTGCCGCAGCCCGCGACGCCGCCGGCGGGGCGCGGCGGACGGGCGGGCGGCGCTCCCGCCGACCACGTCATCGACGGCACGGGCATGTACCTGATGCCCGGCTTTGTGGATATGCACGTGCACGCGGGCGGCGCGCCGAAAAACGCCGACGCCGAGTACGCCTACAAGTTGTGGCTGGGCCACGGCGTGACCACCGTGAGAGGCGTCGCGTTGGGTGGCAACCAGTGGAGCGCGACCGAGCGCGAGAAGAGCGAGAAGAACACCATCGTGGCGCCGCGCATCTTCAACTACCAGCGACCTGGTGGCCTCGGCTCGCCTGAGACCGCGCGCGCCTGGGTGCGAGAGAACGCTCACCTCATCGACGGCCTGAAACTGGGCGCAAGCGATCCGGATGTGATGGCGGCAGTCATTGACGAGGCGCACAAGAACGGTCTGGGCACCACCGCGCACCTTCAGCAGAGCGGCGTGGCGCAGATGAATGCCATCGATGCGGCACGTGCCGGCCTTGATACCGTGACGCATTTCTACGGCCACTTCGAGTCGTTGCTCAAAGACACGGTGGTGCAGGAATGGCCCGTGGAGGCCAATGCGAACGACGAACAGTGGCGCTTCGGCCAGGTGGCGCGGCTGTGGAACAAGATTCACCCGCAAGGGTCTCCCGAGTGGAAGGCGTACCTTGAGGAGCACCTCAAGCTTGGCACCACGTTTGATCCCACGCTGACGATCTATTCGGCTGGGCGCGATGTCATGCGCATGCGCCAGGCGGACTACCACGACAAATACACGCTGCCCTCGCTCATGGACTATTACCAGCCGAGCCGCGTGAACCACGGCTCGTACTGGTACGACTGGACCACCCACGACGAGATCGCGTGGCGCAACTTCTATCAGGTGTGGTTCCAGTTGATGAACGACTACAAGAAGATGGGCGGGCGCGTCACCACCGGTTCCGACTCGGGATTCATTTACCAGACCTACGGCTTCGGCTACATCCTCGAACTCGAAATGCTCCAGGAGGCCGGCTTCCATCCGCTGGAAGTCATCCAGGCCGCCACGATGAACGGCGCGCTGACGCTGTCGGAATGGCGCAAGACACCGGTCGAGTTCGGCGTGGTGAAGACCGGCAAGCTCGCGGACCTGATCCTGGTCGATCAAAATCCGCTGCACAACATGAAGGTGCTCTACGGCAACGGCGCCGTCAAGCTCAACGACGCCACCGGCAAGGCCGAACGCGTCGGCGGCATCAAATGGACGATCAAAGACGGCATCGTCTACGACGCGAAGGCGCTGATGGCCGACGTGGCCGCGATGGTGGAGAAACAGAAAGCAACCAGGAAGTAG